The Flaviramulus sp. BrNp1-15 genome has a window encoding:
- a CDS encoding DEAD/DEAH box helicase, whose product MPISKIELEERNEGKNLYSYQKGAIDKIFTAFEESPDDYHLLYQLPTGGGKTVIFSEIVRQYLKHHKKKVLVMTHRIELCKQTSNMLTEFGVINKVVDSKADLSDQANYSCFVAMVETLNNRLNDDKLDISDIGLVIIDEAHYNSFTKLFKFFSQSFILGVTATPLSSSIELPMTDNYDELIVGESIESLINNGFLARAEMFTYNVGLTSLVVGANGDYTVKSSEDLYTDNDMLSKLLQAYEERCKGKKTLIFNNGINTSLHVYDTFRRAGYPVAHLDNTNTKKERAMILKWFKKTPDAILTSVSILTTGFDEPTVESIILNRATKSLTLYYQMIGRGSRILKDKKSFSVVDLGNNFHRFGPWGDDLDWQRIFKSPNYYLDSILSDEDLESNFRYEMPDELRAEFSNSKEVYFDIQKTYVDSIRNGESSKVVLERSIEQHARICTENSEDVYDALALAKKLGDDIDFRIGRYTKCISKSTFNFVEWLKGDYRKKLNAFLRSNFDELFEEINGYPPED is encoded by the coding sequence ATGCCGATTTCAAAAATAGAATTAGAAGAAAGAAACGAGGGTAAGAATTTATATAGTTATCAAAAAGGAGCTATTGATAAAATTTTTACAGCTTTTGAAGAATCTCCAGACGATTATCATTTATTATATCAATTACCAACTGGTGGTGGAAAAACCGTTATTTTCTCTGAAATTGTTAGACAATACCTTAAACATCATAAAAAGAAGGTATTGGTAATGACCCATCGTATAGAATTATGTAAGCAAACTTCTAATATGCTTACCGAATTTGGTGTAATAAACAAAGTTGTTGATAGTAAAGCTGATTTAAGTGATCAGGCAAATTACAGTTGTTTTGTGGCCATGGTAGAAACCCTTAACAATAGGCTAAATGATGATAAACTAGATATTTCTGATATTGGTTTAGTTATTATTGATGAAGCGCATTATAACTCCTTTACAAAACTATTTAAGTTTTTTAGTCAGTCGTTCATTTTAGGTGTTACAGCAACACCTTTGAGTTCTAGTATAGAATTACCAATGACTGATAATTACGATGAATTAATTGTTGGTGAAAGTATAGAATCTCTTATAAATAATGGCTTCTTAGCACGTGCTGAAATGTTTACCTATAATGTTGGCTTAACCTCTCTTGTTGTTGGTGCAAATGGCGATTACACAGTTAAATCATCTGAAGATTTATATACTGATAACGACATGCTATCCAAGCTTTTACAAGCTTATGAAGAACGCTGTAAAGGCAAGAAAACATTAATTTTTAACAACGGTATAAATACGTCGTTACATGTTTATGACACCTTTAGAAGAGCAGGATATCCCGTTGCACATTTAGATAATACAAATACCAAAAAAGAACGGGCCATGATATTAAAATGGTTCAAAAAAACACCAGATGCTATTTTAACTTCGGTTAGTATTTTAACAACAGGATTTGATGAGCCTACTGTTGAAAGTATTATTCTAAACAGAGCAACAAAATCATTGACGCTATATTATCAAATGATTGGTCGTGGTTCTCGTATTCTAAAAGATAAAAAGTCTTTCTCAGTTGTTGATTTAGGAAATAATTTCCATCGTTTTGGACCTTGGGGTGATGACTTAGACTGGCAACGTATTTTTAAATCACCTAACTACTATCTAGATTCTATTTTAAGTGATGAAGATTTAGAAAGCAATTTTAGGTATGAAATGCCTGATGAACTACGCGCTGAATTCTCAAATTCTAAAGAGGTTTATTTTGATATTCAAAAAACCTATGTTGATTCTATAAGAAACGGTGAATCTTCAAAAGTAGTTTTAGAACGTTCAATAGAACAACATGCCAGAATTTGCACTGAAAATAGTGAAGATGTTTATGATGCTTTAGCTTTAGCAAAAAAACTGGGAGATGATATCGATTTTAGAATTGGTCGTTATACCAAATGTATAAGCAAAAGTACTTTTAATTTTGTTGAATGGCTAAAAGGCGATTACAGAAAGAAATTAAATGCATTTTTAAGATCTAATTTTGATGAATTATTTGAGGAGATTAATGGTTATCCACCTGAAGACTAA
- a CDS encoding cold-shock protein, with translation MAKSQVTFNKIEKEKKRLKKREEKQKKKDARKAEKEASGSSGIQFAYVDFNGNLTDTPPDPAMREKVEAESIELGIPKKEDRIEEEPAAKEGKVSFFDTSKGFGFIIDSVNQEKYFVHVSGLLDEIQENDKVTYELERGQKGMNAVRVKKI, from the coding sequence ATGGCAAAATCGCAAGTTACATTTAACAAAATTGAAAAAGAAAAAAAACGCTTAAAGAAAAGAGAAGAAAAGCAGAAGAAAAAAGATGCTCGTAAGGCAGAAAAAGAAGCAAGTGGTTCATCAGGAATCCAATTTGCTTATGTAGATTTTAATGGAAATTTAACCGATACACCACCAGATCCAGCAATGCGAGAAAAGGTAGAAGCAGAAAGTATTGAATTAGGTATTCCTAAAAAAGAAGACAGAATAGAAGAGGAGCCAGCTGCAAAAGAAGGAAAAGTATCTTTCTTTGATACTTCTAAAGGTTTTGGTTTCATTATAGATAGCGTTAATCAAGAAAAATATTTTGTTCATGTAAGTGGTTTACTTGATGAGATTCAAGAAAATGATAAGGTTACTTACGAGTTAGAACGTGGACAAAAAGGAATGAATGCTGTTAGAGTAAAAAAAATATAG
- a CDS encoding EamA family transporter translates to MGVPRKTITIVLAFFAIYVIWGSTYLLNKIAVSELPPLKLAAIRFITAGIIIFIIAKLLKVSISISKEQLKNTIIAGFLFLTFGNGVVVWALKFVDSGFAALEISAQPLVVLILMRIIQGKKISAMSYIGVVLGFIGIYLLVSQKQLINQEGQIIGMLMIFVCMISWAYGSIFVGNANLPKNSFVNTGYQMLSGGIMLAIASFCFGETWSSPLSWSTNVQWSMLALILFGSIVAFTSFNYLLKAVSPEKVATNTYVNPIIALILGWWILNETITFQSIMAAVVLLTGVYFINTKRVIKPRGIGR, encoded by the coding sequence ATGGGTGTACCTCGTAAAACTATTACAATTGTACTCGCTTTTTTTGCAATTTATGTTATTTGGGGTTCAACCTATTTACTTAATAAAATAGCAGTATCAGAACTACCTCCCTTAAAATTAGCCGCAATACGCTTTATAACTGCTGGTATTATTATTTTTATAATTGCTAAGCTTTTAAAAGTCAGCATTTCAATTTCTAAAGAACAACTTAAAAACACAATTATTGCTGGGTTTTTATTTTTAACCTTTGGTAATGGTGTTGTTGTTTGGGCTTTAAAGTTTGTTGATAGTGGCTTTGCAGCCTTAGAGATTTCTGCACAACCTTTAGTTGTTCTTATTTTAATGCGCATAATTCAAGGTAAAAAAATAAGTGCTATGTCTTACATTGGGGTTGTTTTAGGTTTTATAGGTATTTATCTTTTAGTAAGCCAGAAACAACTAATAAATCAGGAAGGACAAATTATTGGTATGCTCATGATTTTTGTTTGTATGATAAGTTGGGCATATGGTAGTATTTTTGTTGGCAATGCTAATTTACCCAAAAACTCATTTGTAAATACAGGTTACCAAATGTTGTCTGGGGGCATTATGCTAGCTATAGCTAGTTTTTGTTTTGGCGAAACTTGGTCATCGCCTTTATCTTGGAGTACTAATGTACAATGGTCTATGCTAGCTCTTATTCTATTTGGTAGTATAGTTGCATTTACCTCTTTTAATTATTTATTAAAGGCTGTTTCTCCAGAAAAAGTTGCTACCAATACTTATGTAAATCCCATTATAGCCCTTATTTTAGGTTGGTGGATTTTAAACGAAACTATAACGTTTCAATCTATCATGGCAGCAGTGGTTTTGCTTACTGGTGTCTATTTTATAAATACAAAACGCGTTATAAAACCAAGAGGTATTGGACGTTAA
- a CDS encoding DMT family transporter, producing MDVKSAVKYMLISTLAFACMNSIVKYLVDFNAFQIVFFRSIGSLFFTFGFLLKNKIPILGNKRKLMVIRGLVGVTSMALFFMSTKYLPIGTAVSLRYMAPIFAAIFAIFFLKEKIKSWQWLFFAIAFAGVVIIKGLDTEVNTFGLLLIMGAAVFSGMVYVLLSKIGKGDHPVVIVNYFMVIATIVGGVFLIKYWVQPIGKEWFMLFGLGVFGYFGQINMTKAFQVAATNQVAPLKYIEVIFTVLFGVFIFAEIYTVWSLLGIALIILGLVLNVLYKSRLDSKKI from the coding sequence TTGGACGTTAAATCTGCTGTAAAATATATGCTTATAAGTACTTTGGCCTTTGCCTGTATGAATAGTATTGTTAAGTATTTAGTAGATTTTAATGCGTTTCAAATTGTTTTTTTTCGATCTATAGGATCTTTGTTTTTTACTTTCGGTTTTCTTTTAAAAAACAAAATCCCCATTTTAGGTAACAAGAGAAAACTTATGGTTATTAGAGGACTTGTTGGAGTTACATCTATGGCCCTGTTTTTTATGTCTACAAAATATCTACCTATTGGAACCGCGGTTTCATTACGATATATGGCACCAATTTTTGCAGCTATTTTTGCTATATTTTTTCTTAAAGAAAAAATAAAATCATGGCAATGGTTATTTTTTGCCATAGCTTTTGCAGGCGTTGTAATAATAAAAGGATTAGATACAGAAGTTAATACTTTTGGCTTACTGTTAATAATGGGAGCTGCTGTATTTAGCGGTATGGTGTATGTTTTGCTTAGTAAAATTGGGAAAGGTGATCATCCTGTTGTAATTGTAAATTATTTTATGGTTATAGCAACTATAGTAGGAGGCGTGTTCTTAATTAAATATTGGGTTCAACCAATTGGTAAAGAGTGGTTTATGTTGTTTGGGTTAGGGGTGTTTGGTTATTTCGGACAAATAAACATGACTAAAGCGTTTCAGGTAGCAGCAACAAACCAAGTTGCACCTTTAAAATATATTGAAGTTATTTTCACAGTATTATTTGGCGTTTTTATATTTGCAGAAATTTACACTGTTTGGAGTCTGTTGGGTATAGCTTTAATCATTTTGGGCTTAGTTTTAAACGTACTTTACAAATCAAGGCTTGATTCAAAAAAAATATAA
- a CDS encoding glycosyltransferase family 9 protein, translated as MKVPTSINNIRRRVMHSITKNIGKSYTDPVVDTSKKLDIKKVLIIRPNHRLGNQLLLTPIVQEVINTFPDCKIDLFVKGGVANPVFQNYSQINKIIQLPKKPFNHLFKYAMSWVSIKRTHYDLVINGDKDSSSGRLLTQISKATFKVFGDVHEDIQAKYPDYKHISKYPIYNLRRYLEKLGFDENNSNLPVLDIKLNAEEIVNGKKILDDIIKNDKKTICIYTNATGEKCYSEDWWETFYSRLLEEYPNYNIIEMLPIENISKINFKAPHFYSKDIREMGAIIKNTSIFIAADNGVMHLASATLTPTVGFFSVTDPNIYAPYGNRNIALHTKYTNLEDWIKAIDKILK; from the coding sequence ATGAAAGTACCCACAAGCATAAATAATATTAGAAGACGTGTAATGCATAGCATTACCAAAAATATTGGAAAATCTTACACAGATCCTGTAGTTGATACTTCTAAAAAACTAGACATAAAAAAAGTACTCATAATAAGACCTAATCACCGTTTAGGTAATCAGTTATTACTAACACCAATAGTACAAGAGGTTATAAATACGTTTCCAGATTGTAAAATTGATTTGTTTGTAAAAGGAGGTGTTGCTAACCCTGTATTTCAAAACTATTCTCAAATCAATAAAATAATTCAACTTCCTAAAAAACCTTTTAATCACCTGTTTAAATACGCAATGAGTTGGGTTTCGATTAAGAGAACGCATTATGATTTAGTAATTAATGGGGATAAAGATTCTTCTTCAGGGCGACTTCTTACACAAATAAGTAAAGCGACTTTTAAAGTTTTTGGAGATGTTCATGAAGATATTCAGGCAAAGTATCCAGATTATAAGCATATATCAAAATACCCTATATACAATTTAAGACGTTATTTGGAAAAACTTGGATTTGATGAAAACAATAGCAATCTACCTGTTTTAGATATTAAACTTAATGCTGAAGAAATAGTAAATGGTAAAAAGATACTTGATGATATTATAAAAAATGATAAAAAAACCATTTGTATCTACACTAATGCAACAGGAGAAAAATGTTATTCTGAAGATTGGTGGGAAACGTTTTATTCGCGTTTATTAGAAGAGTATCCTAACTATAATATTATTGAAATGTTACCTATTGAAAACATTTCTAAAATTAATTTTAAAGCTCCACATTTTTACAGCAAAGATATTCGCGAAATGGGAGCCATCATTAAAAACACAAGTATTTTTATTGCAGCAGATAATGGTGTAATGCATTTAGCTAGTGCCACATTAACACCAACAGTTGGATTCTTTTCGGTAACAGACCCTAATATTTATGCACCTTATGGTAATAGAAATATAGCACTTCATACGAAGTATACTAATTTAGAAGATTGGATTAAAGCTATTGATAAAATTCTAAAATAA
- a CDS encoding Crp/Fnr family transcriptional regulator, with the protein MDEIIVNHVKEYVNLSDDDLKLFTSMLTEIKLAKRKLLLQPGTHVKHEYFVTKGCLKSYYLDAKGNRNIVQFSIENWWLGDFDAFYNNVPSKLYIEAIEDSTLLAINYDNLQILFKKAPVFERYYRLLVTGAFISQRKRILSSLVNNTRERYLEFCETYPSIENRVPNYHIANYLGVSPERLSRIRRELKN; encoded by the coding sequence ATGGACGAAATAATTGTTAATCATGTAAAGGAGTATGTAAATTTATCTGATGATGATTTAAAACTGTTTACGTCCATGCTAACTGAAATTAAGTTGGCTAAACGAAAGCTTTTATTACAACCCGGTACACATGTTAAACATGAGTATTTTGTTACAAAAGGGTGTTTAAAGTCTTATTATCTAGATGCAAAAGGCAATAGAAATATTGTTCAATTTTCTATTGAAAATTGGTGGTTAGGCGATTTTGATGCATTTTACAACAATGTGCCTTCAAAACTTTATATCGAAGCCATCGAAGATTCTACACTACTTGCCATAAATTATGATAATCTTCAAATACTATTTAAAAAAGCTCCTGTTTTTGAACGTTATTACAGACTATTAGTTACTGGTGCTTTTATTTCTCAACGTAAACGTATTTTATCTTCTTTAGTTAACAACACCAGAGAGCGTTATTTAGAGTTTTGTGAAACTTACCCAAGCATTGAAAATCGTGTTCCTAATTATCATATAGCAAACTATTTAGGCGTTTCACCCGAACGATTAAGTCGTATTAGACGCGAATTAAAGAATTAG
- a CDS encoding heme-binding protein — translation MNITLAQAQTAIEKAIAKSKDIDTKMNICIVDAGANQVAFARMDGAWLGSADIALKKAKTARFFDMPTGEIGKLSQPGQALFNIEHSNGGLISFPGGLPIKNSNGEVIGAIGVSGSTVENDHTVAKAGTELF, via the coding sequence ATGAATATTACATTAGCACAAGCACAAACTGCAATAGAAAAAGCCATAGCTAAGTCTAAAGACATTGATACTAAAATGAATATATGCATAGTTGATGCAGGCGCCAACCAAGTTGCTTTTGCACGAATGGATGGTGCGTGGTTGGGTAGCGCTGATATAGCGCTTAAAAAAGCAAAAACAGCACGTTTTTTTGATATGCCAACAGGAGAAATTGGAAAGCTCTCTCAACCAGGTCAGGCTCTATTTAATATTGAACATTCTAACGGTGGATTAATTTCATTTCCTGGAGGTCTTCCAATAAAAAATAGTAATGGCGAAGTTATAGGAGCTATAGGAGTAAGTGGGAGTACTGTAGAAAATGATCATACAGTAGCCAAAGCTGGTACAGAATTATTTTAA
- a CDS encoding alkene reductase has translation MSKQPLLQPYKSKNLNLKNRVVMAPMTRSRADNEAHKPTDELHGIYYEERASAGLIITEGSQVSTKAVGYINTPGIYSDLQVEGWKKVTKRVHNKGGKIFIQLWHVGRMSHPDFHNGELPLSASAINPNSKSYTPSGFKDTVAPKEMTKSDIEETIKDFQNAAKNALKAGFDGVEIHSSNGYLFHQFFNGTSNHRTDEYGGSIENKARFFFEALDAVKEVIPEEKIGVRFNPSLNGIFGMTMDEDTIPTFEYIIKRLNDYNLAYVHLSEPFNDVSDIPYAVTEIAKHFRPLYNGTLMINTAFTKETGNKVIEDGDADLVAYGKPFISNPDLVERFENDIDLAKWDEDTFYTTGKKGYTDYPKANEN, from the coding sequence ATGAGTAAACAACCTTTATTACAACCCTATAAAAGTAAAAATTTAAATCTTAAAAATCGAGTAGTTATGGCTCCTATGACGCGTAGTAGAGCAGATAACGAAGCCCATAAACCAACTGATGAATTACACGGTATTTATTATGAAGAACGTGCTTCGGCGGGATTAATTATAACAGAAGGTTCTCAAGTATCTACAAAAGCTGTGGGTTACATTAATACTCCGGGAATTTATTCAGATTTACAAGTTGAAGGCTGGAAAAAAGTAACAAAGCGTGTCCATAATAAAGGTGGAAAGATTTTTATTCAGTTATGGCATGTAGGTAGAATGTCCCATCCTGATTTTCACAATGGTGAACTACCTCTTTCAGCATCTGCTATAAATCCAAATTCAAAATCATACACACCAAGTGGATTTAAGGATACTGTAGCTCCAAAAGAAATGACAAAATCTGATATTGAGGAAACCATCAAAGATTTTCAAAATGCAGCAAAAAATGCTCTTAAAGCAGGGTTTGATGGTGTAGAAATTCATTCTTCAAATGGGTATTTATTCCATCAGTTTTTTAATGGTACTTCTAATCATAGAACAGACGAATACGGTGGGAGTATAGAAAACAAAGCACGTTTTTTCTTTGAAGCGTTAGATGCTGTAAAAGAAGTTATTCCTGAAGAAAAAATAGGCGTAAGGTTTAATCCTTCTCTAAATGGTATTTTTGGTATGACCATGGATGAAGATACAATTCCTACTTTTGAGTATATTATAAAAAGATTAAACGATTACAATTTAGCATATGTACATTTATCAGAACCTTTTAACGACGTATCAGATATACCGTATGCAGTAACAGAAATCGCTAAGCATTTTAGACCCCTTTACAACGGCACACTTATGATAAATACGGCTTTTACAAAAGAGACTGGTAACAAAGTTATTGAAGACGGAGATGCAGATTTGGTAGCTTATGGCAAGCCTTTTATTTCTAACCCAGATTTAGTAGAGCGTTTTGAAAATGATATTGATTTGGCCAAATGGGACGAAGATACATTTTACACAACGGGTAAAAAAGGATATACAGATTATCCAAAAGCTAATGAAAACTAA
- a CDS encoding dienelactone hydrolase family protein encodes MLVIILGVLSSCKDKPKDKVEEVIAKDIEIKGEEVIYSTDTTQMKGYIVYDKNLKTKRPGIIVVHEWWGHNDYTRERANMLADLGYTAIAIDMYGDGKQADHPGDAGKFSGMVMKNIDMAKARFDAALEVLKNNPSVDSTQIAAVGYCFGGSVVLTMANAGKDLDAVAAFHSGVQLPIMPNKNLKAKVLVANGADDPFVSPESVVNFKKAMDSINADYTYVAYPGAKHAYTSKGADALGKKFELPLEYNAEADAKSWEALQELLNKTFNK; translated from the coding sequence ATGCTTGTCATTATACTAGGAGTTTTGTCTTCATGTAAAGACAAACCAAAAGACAAAGTTGAAGAGGTAATCGCTAAAGACATTGAAATTAAGGGTGAAGAGGTAATATACAGCACTGATACTACCCAAATGAAAGGCTATATAGTTTATGACAAAAATTTAAAAACTAAACGACCTGGAATAATAGTAGTTCACGAATGGTGGGGACATAATGATTATACACGAGAACGTGCAAATATGTTAGCTGATTTAGGTTATACAGCCATTGCAATAGATATGTATGGCGACGGAAAACAAGCGGATCACCCTGGTGATGCTGGTAAATTTTCTGGAATGGTAATGAAGAATATAGATATGGCTAAAGCACGTTTTGATGCCGCTTTAGAAGTTTTAAAGAATAATCCATCTGTTGATAGTACACAAATAGCAGCTGTAGGATATTGTTTTGGAGGAAGTGTTGTATTAACTATGGCCAATGCAGGAAAAGATTTGGATGCTGTAGCGGCTTTCCATAGTGGGGTTCAATTACCAATAATGCCTAATAAAAACCTTAAAGCTAAAGTTTTAGTAGCTAATGGAGCAGACGACCCATTTGTGTCCCCAGAGTCTGTTGTAAACTTCAAAAAAGCTATGGATAGTATTAATGCCGATTACACTTATGTGGCTTATCCAGGAGCTAAACATGCCTATACAAGTAAAGGTGCTGATGCCTTAGGTAAGAAATTTGAATTACCCTTAGAGTACAATGCTGAAGCCGATGCAAAATCATGGGAAGCCTTACAAGAATTACTAAACAAAACATTTAATAAATAA
- a CDS encoding OsmC family protein encodes MIFTRKANAQWKGSGKDGNGTLTTASKVLENTPYSFHTRFEDGEKGTNPEELIGAAHAGCFAMQLSFLLNESGFTANTLDVSAKVTFEEGSITQIGLNLEGSVPDIDGEQFQQIAHKAKDVCPISKLLNTNIQLEVKLL; translated from the coding sequence ATGATATTTACTAGAAAAGCTAACGCCCAATGGAAGGGAAGTGGTAAAGATGGAAATGGAACACTAACCACAGCAAGTAAAGTACTAGAAAACACACCATACTCCTTTCATACACGTTTTGAAGATGGTGAAAAAGGCACCAATCCAGAAGAATTAATTGGTGCTGCACATGCAGGTTGTTTTGCTATGCAATTAAGTTTCCTGTTAAACGAATCAGGTTTTACAGCAAATACCTTAGATGTGAGTGCTAAAGTGACTTTTGAAGAAGGAAGTATTACTCAAATTGGATTAAATTTAGAAGGAAGTGTGCCAGATATTGATGGAGAACAATTTCAACAAATTGCACATAAAGCTAAAGACGTTTGTCCAATATCAAAACTATTAAATACCAATATTCAATTAGAAGTTAAACTTCTGTAG
- a CDS encoding DUF4251 domain-containing protein yields the protein MKTSKYIIGLVLLTIFSCGTAKNRATQSEIEALNKLVENKQFTIESNWAYPQATRAMQQVLNSGLLPPGSNSGGINLIGNPNFLRISGDSITSYLPYFGERQMQVNYGGRDGAIEFEGIMENYESEINKDGSHNIKFNAASNSENFTVYIKLWPKLKSDIVLNSPSRFTIRYSGSAKPITD from the coding sequence ATGAAAACTTCAAAATACATAATCGGTTTAGTTCTATTAACTATATTTTCTTGCGGAACAGCAAAAAACAGAGCAACTCAATCTGAAATAGAAGCTTTAAACAAACTCGTGGAAAACAAACAATTTACTATTGAGTCAAATTGGGCTTATCCGCAAGCAACAAGAGCAATGCAACAGGTATTGAATTCTGGATTATTACCACCAGGAAGCAATTCTGGGGGTATTAATTTAATTGGTAACCCTAATTTTTTACGTATTTCAGGAGATAGTATTACGTCTTATTTACCATATTTTGGTGAACGTCAAATGCAAGTTAACTATGGAGGTAGAGATGGTGCAATTGAGTTTGAGGGCATTATGGAAAATTATGAATCTGAAATAAATAAAGATGGTAGTCATAATATAAAATTTAACGCAGCAAGTAATTCCGAAAACTTCACGGTATATATAAAATTATGGCCAAAATTAAAAAGTGATATAGTTCTAAATAGCCCATCTCGATTTACAATTCGATATTCCGGTAGTGCAAAACCAATTACAGATTAG